A genomic window from Chlorogloeopsis sp. ULAP01 includes:
- a CDS encoding ATP-binding protein — MDSLTKGKKAALADVFAGGGEMGALMRSHDWANTSLGLIKNWPQSLKTLVSTILASRFPQAIYWGEDYIQFYNDALIPIYGAYHPHALGQPLRQTWTEVWDDQFSSMCEGVRNTGEVFFVKDQPQLVLRFGYLEEAYFTYCYSPARDETGKSRGIFATITETTQQVISQRRLTMLRELATAVSGGAKTLQSACLAAANTLNPYDIPFALFYWVDKQGIQAELVASTGLPADSIVPKTINLTEQEDVRSCPFVEVLQSHEPQMVTDVVERFGALPGVPWPESPHSALILPILGSNKEIVECLLVAGISPRLKFDSEYRTFLELVAQQVESSITTAQIYEQEHQRAEALTELDRVKTAFFNNISHEFRTPLTLMLNPLEQVIAQTQGSLQPEQREQLAIVQRNAMRLHKLVNTLLDFSRIEAGRIQAVYEPTDLAGFTAELASVFRSAIETAQMQLLIDCPPLSEPVYVDREMWEKIVLNLISNAFKFTFEGEIAVSLHQIGDKVELKIRDTGTGIKSENLPRIFERFHRIRGVKARSHEGSGIGLALVQELVHLHDGTIKVESVFGKGITFTVTLPTGSSHLPSEQITAERTLNSTSIGAAPYVQEALRWIPEGGTRERTRGQPDKETRGITNPQSRQSTQRGKPPHVAGSPIPRILLVDDNADMRDYLQRLLLERWQVTAVANGADALNAIAQQLPDLVLTDVMMPEVDGFQLLNALRADPKTKGMPIILLSARAGEEAAIEGLQAGADDYLIKPFSAQELIARVDSHLQIMRLRQEISSNCLKDEFLATVTHELHAPLAAILGWTRLLSSKTLDETTVLRALDTIERNAKNQAKLIEDLLDISTILSGKVCLAYQPVNLTDIIEEVINTTSTNAQAKRINIIKTLHITSTHGEICVLGDFLRLQQVVTKLLDNAIKFTPIEGSIKVRLDADDSWCSILISDTGIGIGADFLPRVFDRFTQAEVPSRHSPGGLGLGLAIALQLVQLHGGTIEAASDGIGRGAKFTVKLPLMISVESP, encoded by the coding sequence ATGGATAGCTTAACCAAAGGCAAGAAAGCCGCTCTCGCTGATGTATTTGCAGGCGGTGGCGAAATGGGAGCATTGATGCGATCGCACGATTGGGCAAACACTTCCCTGGGTTTGATCAAAAACTGGCCGCAGAGCCTGAAGACTCTCGTAAGCACAATACTTGCATCTCGCTTTCCCCAAGCCATTTACTGGGGAGAGGACTACATCCAGTTTTACAACGATGCCCTAATTCCCATCTATGGAGCATATCACCCCCATGCCCTGGGACAACCCCTCCGCCAGACGTGGACAGAAGTGTGGGATGACCAGTTTTCGTCGATGTGTGAGGGTGTCAGAAACACGGGTGAAGTCTTCTTTGTGAAAGATCAACCTCAGCTCGTCTTGCGCTTTGGCTACCTGGAGGAAGCCTATTTCACCTACTGCTATAGCCCTGCCCGCGATGAGACGGGCAAGAGCAGGGGGATATTCGCTACCATAACTGAAACCACCCAGCAAGTGATTAGTCAACGTCGCTTGACGATGCTGCGAGAGTTAGCTACGGCGGTCAGTGGAGGAGCAAAAACGCTACAGTCCGCCTGTCTTGCTGCCGCTAATACGCTCAACCCCTACGATATTCCGTTTGCACTGTTCTATTGGGTTGATAAGCAAGGCATTCAAGCAGAACTGGTTGCTTCAACTGGACTCCCGGCTGATAGTATCGTACCCAAAACCATAAATCTCACCGAGCAAGAGGATGTTCGTAGCTGCCCGTTTGTTGAAGTGCTACAAAGTCACGAGCCACAGATGGTTACAGATGTGGTTGAACGCTTCGGGGCATTACCCGGAGTACCATGGCCAGAAAGTCCTCATTCTGCGTTGATTCTACCTATCTTGGGAAGCAACAAAGAAATTGTGGAATGTCTGCTCGTTGCTGGAATCAGCCCCCGGCTTAAGTTTGATTCTGAATATCGCACATTCCTGGAATTGGTTGCCCAGCAGGTTGAAAGTTCCATTACCACTGCTCAGATTTATGAGCAAGAACACCAGCGAGCCGAAGCATTGACAGAATTAGACCGTGTCAAAACAGCCTTCTTTAACAACATCAGCCATGAATTTCGCACGCCGCTAACATTGATGCTCAATCCACTTGAGCAAGTAATTGCCCAAACACAAGGTTCACTCCAGCCCGAACAGCGCGAACAACTGGCGATTGTGCAGCGAAATGCCATGAGATTGCACAAACTAGTCAATACTTTACTTGACTTCTCCCGAATTGAGGCAGGCAGAATACAAGCAGTTTATGAGCCAACTGATTTAGCTGGATTTACAGCCGAGCTAGCCTCAGTTTTCCGTTCGGCTATTGAAACAGCACAGATGCAATTACTCATAGATTGTCCACCACTGAGTGAGCCTGTGTATGTAGACCGCGAAATGTGGGAGAAAATTGTTCTTAACTTAATCTCCAATGCATTTAAGTTCACCTTTGAGGGTGAGATTGCCGTTTCATTACACCAAATTGGTGACAAAGTAGAGCTAAAAATACGCGATACAGGTACAGGCATCAAGAGCGAAAATTTACCCCGAATTTTTGAGCGCTTTCACCGCATACGAGGCGTAAAAGCAAGGAGCCATGAAGGGTCGGGCATTGGGCTAGCTTTGGTGCAAGAACTCGTTCACTTACATGACGGCACTATAAAAGTGGAGAGTGTCTTCGGTAAGGGAATAACTTTCACAGTCACCCTGCCCACAGGCTCATCGCACTTGCCAAGCGAGCAAATTACTGCCGAACGTACACTAAATTCAACATCAATTGGTGCTGCCCCCTACGTCCAAGAAGCGCTGCGGTGGATACCAGAAGGAGGGACTAGGGAAAGGACAAGGGGACAACCAGACAAGGAGACAAGGGGAATAACCAATCCCCAATCACGCCAGTCCACTCAACGGGGGAAACCCCCGCACGTGGCTGGCTCCCCAATCCCCCGCATTCTCCTTGTTGATGATAATGCCGATATGCGCGACTACTTGCAGCGTCTGCTGTTAGAAAGATGGCAGGTAACAGCTGTTGCGAATGGAGCAGATGCACTAAATGCGATCGCCCAGCAATTACCAGATTTGGTACTTACCGATGTGATGATGCCAGAGGTAGACGGTTTTCAATTGCTAAATGCATTGCGTGCCGATCCAAAGACAAAAGGTATGCCCATTATCCTGCTCTCGGCTCGTGCAGGAGAAGAGGCGGCAATTGAGGGTTTGCAAGCAGGAGCTGATGACTATTTGATCAAGCCCTTTTCTGCCCAGGAACTGATCGCCCGCGTAGATTCTCACTTACAAATTATGCGTCTGCGTCAGGAAATATCTTCCAATTGCCTCAAGGATGAGTTTTTAGCCACCGTTACCCACGAACTTCACGCTCCCTTAGCTGCTATCCTGGGCTGGACTCGCTTACTAAGTTCAAAAACCCTAGACGAGACTACTGTTTTACGTGCTTTAGATACCATTGAGCGTAATGCTAAAAATCAGGCAAAGCTGATTGAGGATCTGCTGGATATCTCAACTATTCTCTCAGGTAAGGTTTGCTTGGCTTATCAACCAGTCAACCTCACAGACATAATTGAAGAAGTTATTAATACAACTTCCACAAATGCTCAGGCTAAGAGAATCAATATTATCAAAACGTTACATATAACTTCTACTCATGGTGAGATTTGTGTTTTAGGCGACTTCTTGCGCTTGCAGCAAGTTGTAACAAAATTACTTGACAATGCTATTAAATTTACGCCAATAGAGGGAAGTATAAAAGTTCGACTTGATGCTGATGACTCTTGGTGCTCTATTCTCATCAGCGATACTGGTATCGGGATTGGTGCCGACTTTCTCCCCCGTGTCTTCGATCGCTTTACTCAAGCGGAAGTTCCCAGCCGTCACTCCCCAGGGGGTTTGGGGTTGGGGCTGGCGATCGCTCTTCAACTTGTCCAACTACACGGAGGTACAATTGAGGCAGCAAGTGATGGAATTGGACGAGGCGCAAAGTTTACTGTCAAATTACCGTTGATGATATCAGTAGAGAGTCCTTAA